A portion of the Pseudomonas sp. PSE14 genome contains these proteins:
- a CDS encoding sigma-70 family RNA polymerase sigma factor, with protein MRRIASSSLLQSFQAHYADLMRFLARRLGDNQRAADVAQDTWLRLADQPAEAEVQDPRAYLFRVASNIAIDNLRREGRLAELHVDEAAANDLSDPASTLEHRLLAHEALEHLDAALDQLPPNVRQALLMNRLDGLTHAQIARHLGVSESMVGKYIVQAMRHCRDWAQRQEGTP; from the coding sequence ATGCGGCGCATCGCCTCCTCCTCCCTGCTGCAGAGCTTCCAGGCGCACTATGCGGACCTGATGCGCTTCCTTGCGCGGCGGTTGGGGGACAACCAGCGCGCGGCGGACGTGGCCCAGGACACCTGGCTGCGCCTGGCCGACCAGCCCGCCGAGGCCGAGGTGCAGGACCCGCGCGCCTACCTGTTCCGCGTCGCCAGCAACATCGCCATCGACAACCTGCGCCGTGAGGGCCGGCTGGCTGAACTGCATGTCGACGAAGCCGCCGCCAATGACCTGAGCGATCCCGCCTCCACGCTGGAGCACCGCTTGCTCGCCCACGAGGCACTGGAGCATCTGGACGCGGCGCTCGACCAGTTGCCGCCCAACGTTCGCCAGGCGCTGTTGATGAACCGTCTCGACGGCCTGACCCACGCGCAGATCGCCCGGCACCTGGGCGTGTCCGAGAGCATGGTGGGCAAGTACATCGTCCAGGCCATGCGCCATTGCCGCGACTGGGCGCAGCGCCAGGAGGGCACGCCATGA
- a CDS encoding antibiotic biosynthesis monooxygenase has product MPWHTPIEHELQIHPRSGHEAQLGALIDNLVDGARRTPGCLECRLVMQGANRPWLLQGRWRDEEALLTYFASPSLQLLSEALFTHCRSLSGGIVETLDQATGKVA; this is encoded by the coding sequence ATGCCCTGGCACACACCCATCGAACATGAATTGCAGATTCATCCCCGCAGCGGACACGAAGCACAGCTCGGCGCCCTGATCGACAACCTGGTGGACGGCGCCCGCCGCACGCCGGGCTGCCTGGAGTGCCGGCTGGTCATGCAGGGGGCGAACCGGCCCTGGTTGCTGCAAGGCCGCTGGCGCGACGAGGAGGCACTGCTGACGTACTTCGCTTCACCCTCGCTGCAACTGCTCAGCGAAGCACTCTTCACCCACTGCCGAAGCCTCAGCGGCGGCATAGTGGAAACCCTCGATCAGGCCACCGGAAAGGTGGCCTGA
- a CDS encoding FecR family protein, translated as MSRVDSAFSDEAIERLAQLHSGSAGAAERMEFLRWRGQSPEHERAAREAEALWGALPETRNAKEYRRRARRLRRWPALAVAACVAAIAVTLALPEPLAGLYADYATRTGERRMLELADGSRVWLNSGSALSVDFSPQQRRLRLHSGEALFEVAKDASRPFIVEAKGGEVRAVGTRFDVDSRGPQVRVDVTEGVVQVNSAGSAPVRLSAGERLSYREAAVPEPVQPLDLSSASAWQRGKLIFNQRPLGEVLDELERYVPGRIVLTDSALRQHKVSGVFDLKDPDALLKTLERLQPVKVTHMPWLVLIRPAPRA; from the coding sequence ATGAGCCGCGTGGACTCGGCGTTTTCCGACGAAGCCATCGAGCGCCTGGCGCAATTGCATTCGGGCAGCGCTGGCGCCGCCGAGCGCATGGAGTTCCTGCGCTGGCGCGGACAGAGCCCGGAACACGAGCGCGCTGCCCGCGAAGCCGAGGCGCTCTGGGGCGCCCTGCCGGAAACCCGCAATGCCAAGGAGTACCGCCGTCGCGCCCGACGACTGCGGCGCTGGCCGGCACTGGCTGTTGCGGCCTGTGTCGCCGCGATTGCCGTGACCCTCGCCCTGCCCGAACCGCTGGCCGGGCTGTATGCCGATTACGCCACCCGCACCGGCGAGCGGCGAATGCTGGAGCTGGCCGATGGCAGCCGCGTGTGGCTGAACAGCGGCAGCGCGTTGTCCGTGGACTTCAGCCCGCAGCAGCGGCGCCTGCGTTTGCACAGCGGCGAAGCCTTGTTCGAAGTGGCGAAGGACGCGTCGCGGCCCTTCATAGTCGAAGCCAAGGGCGGCGAAGTGCGCGCCGTGGGCACGCGCTTCGATGTCGACAGCCGTGGGCCACAGGTGCGCGTGGATGTAACCGAAGGCGTGGTGCAGGTGAACAGTGCCGGGAGCGCGCCGGTGCGGCTGTCCGCCGGCGAGCGACTGAGTTACCGCGAGGCCGCCGTGCCGGAGCCGGTGCAGCCCTTGGACCTGTCCAGCGCCAGTGCCTGGCAGCGCGGCAAGCTGATCTTCAACCAGCGCCCGCTGGGCGAAGTGCTCGATGAACTGGAGCGCTACGTGCCCGGCCGCATCGTGCTGACCGACAGCGCGCTGCGCCAGCACAAGGTCAGCGGCGTGTTCGACCTCAAGGACCCGGATGCCTTGCTCAAGACCCTGGAGCGCTTGCAGCCGGTGAAGGTCACCCATATGCCCTGGCTGGTGCTGATCCGTCCCGCGCCCAGAGCATGA
- the trpB gene encoding tryptophan synthase subunit beta, translated as MSTLRNGPDAKGLFGSFGGQYVAETLMPLIHDLAREYEKAKDDPEFQKELAYFQRDYVGRPSPLYFAERLTEHCGGAKIYLKREELNHTGAHKINNCIGQILLAKRMGKQRIIAETGAGMHGVATATVAARFGLQCVIYMGTTDIDRQQANVFRMKLLGAEVIPVTAGTGTLKDAMNEALRDWVTNVESTFYLIGTVAGPHPYPAMVRDFQAVIGKETREQLAEKEGRLPDSLVACIGGGSNAMGLFHPFLDDASVKIVGVEAAGHGIETGKHAASLNGGVPGVLHGNRTFLLQDEDGQIIDAHSISAGLDYPGIGPEHAWLHDIGRVEYTSITDHEALEAFHTCCRLEGIIPALESSHALAEVFKRAPNLPKDHIMVVNLSGRGDKDMQTVMHHMQQEQKA; from the coding sequence ATGTCCACACTGCGCAACGGTCCCGACGCCAAGGGCCTGTTCGGCAGCTTCGGCGGCCAGTACGTCGCCGAGACCCTGATGCCGCTGATCCACGACCTGGCCCGCGAATACGAGAAGGCCAAGGACGATCCGGAGTTCCAGAAGGAACTGGCCTACTTCCAGCGCGACTACGTCGGCCGCCCGAGCCCGCTGTACTTCGCCGAGCGCCTGACCGAGCACTGCGGCGGCGCGAAGATCTACCTGAAGCGCGAAGAGCTGAACCACACCGGCGCGCACAAGATCAACAACTGCATCGGCCAGATCCTCCTGGCCAAGCGCATGGGCAAGCAGCGCATCATCGCCGAGACCGGCGCCGGCATGCACGGCGTGGCCACCGCCACCGTGGCCGCGCGCTTCGGCCTGCAGTGCGTGATCTACATGGGCACCACCGACATCGATCGCCAGCAGGCCAACGTGTTCCGCATGAAGCTGCTGGGCGCCGAGGTGATCCCGGTCACCGCCGGCACCGGCACCCTGAAGGACGCGATGAACGAAGCCCTGCGAGACTGGGTGACCAACGTCGAGAGCACCTTCTACCTGATCGGCACCGTGGCCGGCCCGCACCCGTACCCGGCGATGGTTCGCGACTTCCAGGCGGTGATCGGCAAGGAAACCCGCGAGCAGCTGGCCGAGAAGGAAGGGCGCCTGCCCGACTCGCTCGTCGCCTGCATCGGCGGCGGTTCCAACGCCATGGGCCTGTTCCACCCCTTCCTCGATGACGCCAGCGTCAAGATCGTCGGCGTCGAAGCCGCCGGCCACGGCATCGAGACCGGCAAGCACGCGGCCAGCCTGAACGGCGGCGTACCGGGCGTGCTGCACGGCAACCGCACCTTCCTGCTGCAGGACGAGGACGGCCAGATCATCGACGCGCACTCCATCTCCGCCGGCCTGGACTACCCCGGCATCGGCCCGGAGCACGCGTGGCTGCACGACATCGGCCGCGTCGAGTACACCTCGATCACCGACCATGAGGCGCTGGAAGCCTTCCACACCTGCTGCCGCCTGGAAGGCATCATCCCCGCGCTGGAGTCCTCCCACGCGCTGGCCGAAGTCTTCAAGCGCGCGCCGAACCTGCCCAAGGACCACATCATGGTGGTGAACCTGTCCGGTCGTGGCGACAAGGACATGCAGACCGTCATGCACCACATGCAACAGGAGCAGAAAGCATGA
- a CDS encoding VOC family protein, which yields MALLHSVHHIALICSDYPRSRHFYTQVLGLRVIAETYREARDSWKLDLALGETQLELFSFPGAPPRPSYPEAQGLRHLAFAVDDLDAAVAHLKSHGVTCEPIREDELTGKRFTFFADPDELPLELYER from the coding sequence ATGGCCCTGCTGCACAGCGTCCACCACATCGCCCTGATCTGCTCGGATTACCCGCGCTCCCGGCACTTCTACACCCAGGTGTTGGGGCTGCGGGTGATCGCCGAGACCTACCGCGAAGCGCGCGACTCCTGGAAGCTCGACCTGGCGTTGGGCGAAACGCAGCTGGAGCTGTTCTCCTTCCCCGGCGCGCCGCCCAGGCCGTCCTATCCCGAGGCGCAGGGGCTGCGGCACCTGGCGTTTGCGGTGGATGACCTGGACGCAGCCGTGGCGCATCTGAAGAGCCATGGCGTGACATGCGAGCCGATTCGCGAGGATGAGCTGACCGGCAAGCGGTTCACCTTCTTCGCAGATCCGGATGAGTTGCCGTTGGAGCTTTACGAGCGCTGA
- a CDS encoding TonB-dependent receptor, translating to MHYRPSPLHRAILLASLLGAAAPVVHAANAAAVELHIAPRSLDSALTQFADQAGLHLLFNSEDIQGLQSEGLDGTYSIEEALNQLLSGSGMSWRFTDERTVLLKREKDDSAALSLAPMQISVAARTPTEISSIPGTVWVVEQTQLREQLDTGVSLKEAVGKLVPGLDLAPEGRTNYGQNMRGRNVLVMIDGVSQNSSRGLSRQFDSISPFNVERIEVLSGASAIYGGGATGGIINIITKKGAAGDARFETQLGATSGFNNSDDLSTRAAQSISGGSDRVAGRLGVSAEKNEAFYDGAGNQIFIDNTQTDLQYNRTVDVMGNLTAQFTDEQSLDLLAQYYDSGNDGSTGIYFPNLKYQGPSNLEDAEIRNGLDTDLEPRSRRVLLNANYHHSNLLEQDFYLQAYYRKEDDNFYPFPYYNAGKPTGSRGVYFAASQQNFEVSGLKGLFSKQWDSLKFTYGVDFDHERFNAEQKVFDQRLSSESGGLDLETASSAPRYPSYIVDGLSVYGQLDWKVTDNLTLSGGARHQKMDVEVDDFKGVPGGSNDYQVNLFNLGAIYDFSNGHQVWTNYSEGFDLPDPAKYYGKPGLSVDDNPLAGIKSRQVETGWRYSDMQWQAQAAVYYIWSDKIITTDQATLTIDVEDQKSRDFGFEGAVTRYFDNGWQGGTTLHLVRSEEEDADGDWIKRDARYASLSKSTAFVGWGDGERSARLQAQHAFNLKDDADHEIDGYTTFDLMGEQKTGFGTFSAGIQNLLDKQYSTVWGQRAALFYSPTYGPAYLYDYQGRGRTFTLGWSLEY from the coding sequence ATGCATTACCGTCCTTCCCCGCTGCACCGCGCGATCCTGCTCGCTTCCCTGCTCGGCGCCGCCGCGCCCGTCGTCCACGCCGCGAATGCTGCCGCCGTCGAGTTGCACATCGCGCCGCGCAGCCTGGACAGCGCGCTGACCCAGTTCGCCGACCAGGCCGGGCTGCACCTGCTGTTCAACTCCGAGGACATCCAGGGCCTGCAGAGCGAAGGACTGGACGGTACCTACAGCATCGAAGAGGCGCTCAACCAGCTGCTTTCCGGCAGCGGTATGAGCTGGCGCTTCACCGACGAGCGCACCGTGTTGCTCAAGCGCGAGAAGGACGACTCCGCTGCCCTGAGCCTGGCGCCGATGCAGATCAGCGTGGCGGCGCGTACGCCCACCGAGATCAGCTCGATTCCCGGCACCGTCTGGGTCGTCGAGCAGACCCAGCTGCGCGAGCAGCTGGATACCGGCGTGAGCCTGAAGGAAGCCGTGGGCAAGCTGGTACCCGGCCTCGACCTGGCACCGGAAGGCCGCACCAACTACGGCCAGAACATGCGCGGACGCAACGTGCTGGTGATGATCGACGGCGTCAGCCAGAACAGCTCGCGCGGCCTGTCGCGCCAGTTCGACAGCATCTCGCCGTTCAACGTCGAGCGCATCGAAGTGCTCTCCGGCGCCAGCGCCATCTACGGCGGCGGCGCCACCGGCGGCATCATCAACATCATCACCAAGAAGGGCGCGGCCGGCGATGCGCGTTTCGAGACGCAATTGGGCGCCACCAGCGGCTTCAACAACAGCGACGACCTGTCCACCCGCGCCGCGCAATCCATCAGCGGCGGCAGCGACCGCGTGGCGGGCCGCCTGGGTGTGTCGGCGGAGAAGAACGAAGCCTTCTACGACGGCGCCGGCAACCAGATCTTCATCGACAACACCCAGACCGACCTGCAGTACAACCGCACCGTCGACGTGATGGGCAACCTCACTGCGCAATTCACCGACGAGCAGAGCCTCGACCTGCTGGCGCAGTACTACGATTCGGGCAACGACGGCAGCACCGGCATCTACTTTCCCAACCTGAAGTACCAGGGCCCATCGAACCTGGAGGACGCGGAAATCCGCAATGGCCTGGATACCGATCTGGAGCCGCGCTCGCGCCGCGTGCTGCTCAACGCCAACTATCACCACAGCAACCTGCTGGAGCAGGACTTCTACCTGCAGGCGTACTACCGCAAGGAAGACGACAACTTCTATCCCTTCCCCTACTACAACGCCGGCAAGCCCACCGGCTCCAGGGGCGTGTACTTCGCCGCCTCGCAGCAGAACTTCGAGGTCAGCGGCCTGAAGGGCCTGTTCAGCAAGCAGTGGGATTCGCTCAAGTTCACCTACGGCGTGGATTTCGACCACGAGCGCTTCAACGCCGAGCAGAAGGTCTTCGACCAGCGGCTGTCCTCCGAGAGCGGCGGCCTGGACCTGGAAACCGCCAGCAGCGCGCCGCGCTACCCGAGCTACATCGTCGACGGCCTGTCGGTGTACGGCCAGCTGGACTGGAAGGTCACCGACAACCTGACCCTCTCCGGCGGCGCGCGCCACCAGAAAATGGACGTCGAGGTGGACGATTTCAAAGGCGTGCCCGGCGGCAGCAACGACTACCAGGTCAACCTGTTCAACCTCGGCGCGATCTACGACTTCAGCAATGGCCACCAGGTCTGGACCAACTACAGCGAAGGCTTCGACCTGCCCGACCCGGCCAAGTACTACGGCAAGCCCGGCCTGTCGGTGGACGACAACCCGTTGGCCGGCATCAAGAGCCGCCAGGTCGAGACCGGCTGGCGTTACAGCGACATGCAGTGGCAGGCGCAGGCGGCGGTGTACTACATCTGGTCGGACAAGATCATCACCACCGACCAGGCGACCCTGACCATCGACGTGGAAGACCAGAAGAGCCGCGATTTCGGCTTCGAGGGCGCGGTCACCCGCTACTTCGACAACGGCTGGCAGGGCGGCACCACGCTGCACCTGGTGCGCTCGGAAGAGGAAGATGCCGATGGCGACTGGATCAAGCGCGATGCGCGCTATGCGTCGCTGTCCAAGTCCACCGCCTTCGTCGGCTGGGGCGATGGCGAGCGCAGTGCGCGCCTGCAGGCCCAGCATGCGTTCAACCTGAAGGACGACGCGGACCACGAGATCGACGGCTACACCACCTTCGACCTGATGGGCGAGCAGAAGACCGGCTTCGGCACCTTCAGCGCCGGTATCCAGAACCTGCTGGACAAGCAGTACAGCACCGTCTGGGGCCAGCGTGCCGCGCTGTTCTATTCGCCGACCTACGGGCCGGCCTACCTGTACGACTACCAGGGCCGCGGACGGACCTTCACCCTGGGCTGGAGCCTGGAATATTGA
- a CDS encoding LysR family transcriptional regulator: MSVPLELLRVFEAAARLLSFTAAAGELGTTQPAVSQQIKRLEKLLAVRLFDRIHRGIALTESGQVLQQHVQAGLESIDAGIAAVTAKNPHEVLQVATDFAFAAYWLMPRLPRFRQAHPELDVGLISSDRSPVSLRSDIDVAIAFGDGRFKHGEALRLFSEEVFPVCSPRLVEGRDLPLSPGALTGLPLLHLKPEAHSRWFDWAGVYRALGIEGAPAPAGLRFDNYTLLVQAAIAGQGVAIGWRHLVDELLEQGLLCRPIAETVESRFGYYAVLPERKRRMRLVQRFVDWLQAELELDR, encoded by the coding sequence GTGAGCGTGCCGCTGGAACTGCTGCGCGTGTTCGAAGCCGCGGCGCGCCTGCTCAGCTTTACCGCCGCTGCCGGCGAGCTGGGCACCACCCAGCCGGCGGTCAGCCAGCAGATCAAACGGCTGGAAAAGCTGCTGGCGGTGCGGCTGTTCGACCGCATCCACCGCGGCATCGCCCTCACGGAAAGTGGACAGGTGCTGCAGCAGCACGTTCAGGCGGGGTTGGAGAGCATCGACGCCGGCATCGCCGCGGTCACCGCGAAGAACCCCCATGAAGTGCTGCAGGTCGCCACCGACTTCGCCTTCGCCGCCTACTGGCTGATGCCGCGCCTGCCGCGCTTCCGCCAGGCGCACCCGGAGCTGGATGTCGGCCTGATCAGCAGCGACCGCAGTCCCGTTTCCCTGCGCAGCGACATCGACGTCGCCATCGCCTTCGGTGATGGCCGCTTCAAACATGGCGAGGCGCTGCGGCTGTTCAGCGAGGAAGTCTTTCCGGTGTGCAGCCCCAGGCTGGTCGAGGGGCGCGACCTGCCGTTGTCGCCCGGGGCGCTGACCGGCCTGCCGCTGCTGCACCTCAAGCCCGAGGCGCACAGCCGCTGGTTCGACTGGGCCGGCGTTTACCGCGCATTGGGCATCGAAGGGGCTCCTGCTCCCGCCGGGCTACGCTTCGACAACTACACACTGCTGGTACAGGCGGCCATCGCCGGGCAGGGTGTGGCCATCGGCTGGCGGCACCTGGTCGACGAACTGCTGGAACAGGGGTTACTGTGCCGGCCCATCGCCGAAACGGTGGAATCGCGCTTCGGCTATTACGCCGTACTGCCCGAGCGCAAGCGCCGCATGCGCCTGGTGCAGCGCTTCGTTGACTGGTTGCAGGCGGAACTGGAGCTGGACCGATGA
- the trpA gene encoding tryptophan synthase subunit alpha, with protein MSRLQTRFAELKQQNRAALVTFITAGDPGYSTSLDILKGLPAAGADVIELGMPFTDPMADGPAIQLANIRALGNGQNLAKTLKMVREFRQDDSTTPLVLMGYFNPIHYYGVDKFIADAKEAGVDGLIVVDLPPEHNEDLCDPAQAAGLDFIRLTTPTTDDKRLPTVLNGSSGFVYYVSVAGVTGAGAATLEHVEQAVARLRRHTDLPVSIGFGIRTPEHAASIARLADGVVVGSALVDKIANAESSADAVQGVLGLCRELAEGVRNAR; from the coding sequence ATGAGCCGCCTGCAGACCCGCTTCGCCGAACTGAAACAGCAGAACCGCGCCGCCCTGGTGACCTTCATCACCGCCGGCGACCCGGGTTACTCCACCTCGCTGGACATCCTCAAGGGCCTGCCGGCCGCCGGCGCCGACGTGATCGAGCTGGGCATGCCGTTCACCGATCCGATGGCCGACGGCCCGGCGATCCAGCTGGCGAACATCCGCGCCCTGGGCAACGGCCAGAACCTGGCCAAGACGCTGAAGATGGTCCGCGAGTTCCGCCAGGACGACAGCACCACGCCGCTGGTGCTGATGGGCTACTTCAACCCGATCCACTACTACGGTGTGGACAAGTTCATCGCCGACGCCAAGGAGGCCGGCGTCGACGGCCTGATCGTGGTAGACCTGCCGCCCGAGCACAACGAAGACCTGTGCGACCCGGCTCAGGCCGCCGGCCTGGACTTCATCCGCCTGACCACCCCGACCACCGATGACAAGCGCCTGCCGACCGTGCTCAACGGCAGCTCGGGCTTCGTCTACTACGTCTCGGTGGCCGGCGTGACCGGCGCCGGCGCTGCGACCCTGGAGCACGTCGAGCAAGCCGTGGCGCGTCTGCGCCGCCACACCGACCTGCCGGTCTCCATCGGCTTCGGCATCCGCACCCCGGAACACGCGGCGAGCATCGCCCGCCTGGCCGATGGCGTGGTGGTGGGCTCGGCGCTGGTGGACAAGATCGCCAACGCGGAAAGCTCCGCCGACGCGGTACAAGGCGTGCTCGGCCTGTGCCGCGAACTGGCTGAAGGCGTGCGTAACGCCCGCTGA
- a CDS encoding YdgA family protein — translation MKKTALAIAIPLAVVGVAVAGAWYTGSRVEQEITRGIEQANTLLKTDAPDLGMSVSLLGVERGLLSSNARYQVTIAGDEGEAPTTLVFTDRLEHGPFPASRLAAGKLAPVMAQSHFALEQNEFTAPLFAAAAGKAPISGELAIHYDQRQEGVFESAALQFAQDGESLRLSPARMNFSVSGDRKDVRADGQLAEADLVFFDPQSSQPVQVELRDLGIAGDKKENANGFALGPSSVSLKSLRVKAPGSPEVELRQTVGEEVLKQGEKGLDQTLSYRVGQLLVQGQEIGGLKLDTSLRNLDEGTLKSLKETYNQYGMSSVGDTGELTPEQEEALKGQFLRLLDSSPKLALDELSLQTAHGVAKVSLAVDLRKPAKAAQTPDEMARSVLASLTANLKVDKAVIGDVVSLQAALGGAEAGSVDPVALKQQTDAMTDLFSGMALQSEWAVLDGNSLSSSLAYADDKVKFNGKDMTTEEFVAFAMGSAQGLGLGAGADEGAVEQAVE, via the coding sequence ATGAAAAAGACCGCCCTGGCCATCGCCATTCCCCTGGCCGTCGTCGGCGTTGCCGTCGCTGGCGCCTGGTACACCGGCTCGCGCGTCGAGCAGGAAATCACCCGCGGCATCGAACAGGCCAACACCCTCCTCAAGACTGATGCCCCCGACCTGGGCATGAGCGTCTCCCTGCTCGGCGTGGAACGGGGCCTGCTGTCCAGCAACGCGCGCTACCAGGTCACCATTGCCGGCGACGAAGGCGAGGCGCCCACCACCCTGGTGTTCACCGACCGCCTGGAACACGGCCCCTTCCCGGCTTCGCGCCTGGCGGCCGGCAAGCTGGCGCCGGTCATGGCGCAGAGTCATTTCGCCCTGGAGCAGAACGAATTCACCGCACCGCTGTTCGCCGCCGCCGCAGGCAAGGCACCGATCAGCGGTGAGCTGGCCATCCATTACGACCAGCGCCAGGAAGGCGTCTTTGAGAGCGCCGCCCTGCAGTTCGCCCAGGACGGCGAGAGCCTGCGCCTATCGCCGGCCAGGATGAACTTCAGCGTGTCCGGCGACCGCAAGGACGTGCGCGCCGATGGCCAGTTGGCCGAGGCCGACCTGGTGTTCTTCGACCCGCAGAGCAGCCAACCGGTGCAGGTTGAGCTGCGCGACCTGGGCATCGCCGGCGACAAGAAGGAAAACGCCAATGGCTTCGCCCTCGGCCCCAGCTCGGTCAGCCTCAAGAGCCTGCGCGTGAAGGCCCCGGGCAGCCCGGAAGTGGAACTGCGCCAGACCGTCGGCGAGGAAGTGCTCAAGCAGGGCGAGAAGGGCCTGGACCAGACGCTGTCCTACCGCGTCGGCCAACTGCTGGTGCAGGGCCAGGAGATCGGTGGCCTGAAGCTCGACACCAGCTTGCGCAACCTCGATGAAGGTACTCTCAAGTCCCTCAAGGAAACCTACAACCAGTACGGCATGAGCAGCGTCGGCGATACCGGCGAGCTGACTCCGGAGCAGGAGGAAGCACTCAAGGGCCAGTTCCTGCGCCTGCTCGACAGCTCGCCGAAGCTGGCGCTGGACGAGCTCTCGCTGCAGACCGCCCACGGCGTGGCGAAGGTGTCCCTCGCCGTGGACCTGCGCAAGCCCGCGAAGGCTGCCCAGACCCCGGACGAGATGGCCCGCAGCGTGCTGGCATCGCTCACCGCCAACCTGAAGGTGGACAAGGCGGTGATCGGCGACGTCGTCTCGTTGCAGGCTGCCCTGGGTGGCGCAGAGGCCGGTAGCGTCGACCCGGTGGCGCTCAAGCAGCAGACCGACGCCATGACCGACCTGTTCAGCGGCATGGCGCTGCAATCGGAGTGGGCGGTGCTCGATGGCAACAGCCTGAGCAGCTCGCTGGCCTACGCCGACGACAAGGTGAAGTTCAACGGCAAGGACATGACCACGGAGGAGTTCGTCGCCTTTGCCATGGGCTCGGCGCAGGGGCTGGGCCTGGGCGCTGGCGCCGATGAAGGGGCGGTAGAGCAAGCGGTGGAATGA
- a CDS encoding DOPA 4,5-dioxygenase family protein, with amino-acid sequence MNDTPIKDFHAHVYFDASSIERARALCEEAARRFGAKMGRVHERPVGPHPDWSCQLAFDNATFATLVPWLALNRDGLVVFVHPNTGDDLRDHRDHGIWMGAVRPLDLSQFTS; translated from the coding sequence ATGAACGACACCCCGATCAAGGATTTCCACGCCCACGTCTATTTCGACGCGAGCAGTATCGAGCGCGCCCGCGCGTTGTGCGAAGAGGCGGCACGCCGTTTCGGCGCGAAGATGGGCCGCGTCCATGAACGCCCGGTCGGCCCGCACCCGGACTGGAGCTGTCAGCTCGCCTTCGACAACGCCACCTTCGCTACCCTGGTGCCGTGGTTGGCGCTGAACCGCGACGGCCTGGTGGTCTTCGTCCACCCCAACACCGGCGATGACCTTCGCGATCACCGCGACCACGGCATCTGGATGGGCGCGGTGCGGCCGCTGGACCTGTCGCAGTTCACGAGCTGA
- a CDS encoding AraC family transcriptional regulator → MSQPYDPVAAGRQELADIIQRHCQGEGVFETAIDSLLLARSDCPSEGRMPTLYRPALCVIAQGCKEVRLSNEVYRYDELNLLVVSVTLPVSGQVIEASEEKPYLSIRLDIDPGELTRLIAEAGLAGSTPRPASRGIYLQRVDCTVLDALLRLMRLLDSPRDIPMLAPLFVREILYRLLRGPQGHLLHDLAMTDSQTHRVTRAIEWLNRNFDKSLRIEELAREVNLSVSTLHHRFKEVTALSPLQYQKQLRLQEARRLMLSEGLEVAVAGHRVGYESPSQFSREYSRLFGAPPLRDLASLRGALGEAAVPA, encoded by the coding sequence ATGTCCCAGCCCTACGATCCCGTTGCCGCCGGCCGCCAGGAACTGGCCGACATCATCCAGCGCCACTGCCAGGGTGAAGGCGTCTTCGAAACCGCCATCGATTCGCTGCTGCTGGCGCGCAGCGACTGCCCCAGCGAGGGGCGCATGCCCACCCTCTACCGCCCCGCCCTGTGCGTGATCGCCCAGGGCTGCAAGGAAGTGCGCCTGAGCAACGAGGTGTACCGTTACGACGAGCTCAACCTGCTGGTGGTGTCGGTGACCCTGCCGGTCTCCGGCCAGGTGATCGAGGCCTCGGAAGAAAAGCCCTACCTGTCGATCCGCCTGGACATCGATCCGGGCGAACTCACCCGGCTGATCGCCGAAGCCGGCCTGGCCGGCAGCACGCCGCGGCCGGCCAGCCGCGGCATCTACCTGCAGCGCGTGGACTGCACCGTGCTCGATGCCCTGCTGCGATTGATGCGTCTGCTCGACAGCCCGCGCGACATCCCGATGCTGGCGCCACTGTTCGTCCGCGAAATCCTCTATCGCCTGCTGCGCGGCCCGCAGGGGCACCTGCTGCACGACCTGGCGATGACCGACAGCCAGACCCACCGCGTCACCCGCGCCATCGAGTGGCTCAACCGCAACTTCGACAAGTCCCTGCGCATCGAGGAGCTCGCGCGCGAGGTGAACCTCAGCGTGTCCACCCTGCACCACCGCTTCAAGGAAGTGACCGCATTGAGTCCATTGCAATACCAGAAGCAGCTGCGCCTGCAGGAGGCGCGGCGGTTGATGCTGTCGGAGGGCCTGGAAGTGGCGGTGGCCGGGCATCGCGTGGGCTATGAGAGCCCGTCGCAGTTCAGCCGCGAATACAGCCGCCTGTTCGGCGCGCCGCCGTTGCGCGACCTGGCGAGCTTGCGCGGGGCGTTGGGAGAGGCCGCCGTGCCGGCGTGA